The following proteins are encoded in a genomic region of Mobula hypostoma chromosome 23, sMobHyp1.1, whole genome shotgun sequence:
- the fam222ba gene encoding protein FAM222B, whose protein sequence is MRSAQYPTPAELDAYAKKVANNPLTIKIFPNSVKVPQRKHLRRTVNGLDTSGQRFSPYPPQAGSNRGLLAIVKLPAKRIVKDFDGTRARLLPDIAMNPPSAPYAAPSTLTHPQNALLQPGLHGYRKVRQDGDAPPNVTVSTSTIPLSMAASLQQNRPSDLNSVVHQIYQMCQASAGLTTTSVCEGQIANPSPISRNVLIHASTRVSGHALSAHLPPCIVNPGDPAVAMTSVAPSGIAVGSVGRMQAAYQSDIDSATWHQHQLAQLQHAGRDAAGVGHPAKLQRDVAGPGFTTKTLGYPVELCPGQPYNLKVSGDKLSPSPPVNGAPGSLPFPNGQYFQPMWNNILPTPNSDSSGSQDLGMAFHGGASGPADCLAATHFRAGAGSSGQTNVLQTAEYLGAEYQNSCFRDQTMGMLGKMHRLPISRGPEPNVNQSSHIHHPVYR, encoded by the coding sequence ATGAGATCAGCACAGTACCCAACCCCAGCAGAATTGGACGCGTATGCTAAGAAAGTTGCCAACAACCCACTGACTATAAAAATCTTCCCAAACAGCGTCAAAGTACCGCAGAGGAAACACCTCCGCCGTACGGTAAATGGTCTAGACACTTCGGGCCAGCGGTTCAGCCCTTATCCCCCTCAAGCTGGTTCTAACCGTGGTCTGCTCGCAATAGTCAAGCTACCAGCAAAAAGGATCGTGAAGGACTTTGACGGAACCCGTGCGAGGCTGCTGCCGGACATCGCCATGAATCCTCCGTCGGCACCCTACGCTGCACCTAGCACTTTAACCCACCCGCAGAATGCGCTGCTGCAGCCTGGTTTACACGGATACCGGAAGGTGCGTCAGGACGGGGACGCTCCCCCCAATGTCACGGTGTCTACCTCAACCATTCCGCTCTCCATGGCCGCGAGCCTGCAGCAGAACAGGCCCTCTGACCTGAACAGTGTCGTACACCAGATATACCAGATGTGCCAGGCCAGCGCAGGCCTCACCACTACCTCGGTCTGTGAGGGCCAGATCGCCAACCCCAGCCCCATCAGCCGAAACGTCCTGATCCATGCCAGCACCCGGGTGTCCGGCCATGCCCTGTCGGCCCACCTGCCCCCCTGCATCGTAAATCCAGGTGACCCCGCCGTTGCCATGACATCTGTCGCCCCCAGTGGCATCGCAGTGGGCAGTGTGGGTCGGATGCAAGCCGCCTACCAGAGTGACATAGATTCTGCCACTTGGCACCAGCACCAGCTGGCACAGTTACAGCACGCGGGCAGGGACGCTGCAGGGGTAGGGCACCCCGCTAAGCTCCAGAGGGACGTTGCCGGACCTGGCTTCACCACCAAGACACTCGGCTACCCTGTGGAGCTGTGCCCGGGCCAGCCTTACAATCTGAAGGTTTCCGGGGATAAGCTGTCTCCATCACCTCCGGTCAACGGGGCGCCGGGGTCTCTGCCCTTCCCCAACGGGCAGTACTTTCAGCCGATGTGGAACAACATCCTTCCGACGCCCAACAGTGACAGCTCAGGGTCCCAGGACCTCGGGATGGCATTTCACGGAGGAGCCTCGGGGCCGGCGGACTGCCTGGCAGCGACTCACTTCCGGGCCGGAGCTGGTTCCTCCGGCCAGACGAATGTCCTGCAGACTGCGGAGTACCTGGGAGCAGAATACCAGAACTCCTGCTTCAGAGACCAGACTATGGGGATGCTGGGCAAGATGCACAGGCTACCCATCAGTCGAGGCCCAGAACCAAACGTTAACCAGAGTAGTCATATTCACCATCCCGTGTACAGATGA